Proteins encoded in a region of the Candidatus Poribacteria bacterium genome:
- a CDS encoding amidohydrolase yields MSDSSNWNRASRSSGRCGSRRSPCEDAGPRRFGHMIVDAHMHLWDVIDGRIGDIVVKPLTNGKVRMGENVVLMMPPSFEDCRCTAERALAHFDDAGVEVGVVVQETMDGIQNAYLSKVMQAHPGRFFAHALIDYAEPKKCLAAWKAAHRQGFRGLKLPALRLAHANPRIHLTDPALMKLWEQLQSDGAVLAVDLDFGASQVDEMASVARAFPELRIALGHFGMANRPDWFPQLRLAQIPNIWIESGGICWLYRDDGSAFENAQEAVRIASLEVGIDKLMWGSDLPRTMVDYTYRQLLDWARYGLDFLSDDERNLFLGGNAAHVYGLEPAPERAPLPLVTEG; encoded by the coding sequence ATGTCGGACTCATCGAACTGGAACCGGGCAAGTCGTTCGTCGGGACGATGCGGGTCACGTCGAAGCCCGTGTGAGGACGCCGGACCCAGGAGGTTTGGGCATATGATCGTCGACGCGCACATGCATCTGTGGGACGTCATCGACGGGCGGATCGGCGACATCGTCGTCAAGCCGCTGACGAACGGCAAAGTGCGGATGGGCGAGAACGTCGTCCTAATGATGCCGCCGTCGTTCGAAGACTGCCGCTGCACCGCCGAACGCGCGCTCGCGCACTTCGACGACGCCGGGGTCGAGGTGGGCGTCGTCGTCCAGGAGACGATGGACGGCATCCAGAACGCGTACCTGTCGAAGGTGATGCAGGCGCATCCGGGACGCTTCTTCGCCCACGCGCTGATCGACTATGCGGAGCCGAAGAAGTGCCTCGCGGCGTGGAAGGCGGCGCATCGACAGGGGTTCCGGGGGCTCAAGCTGCCGGCGCTGCGGCTCGCCCATGCGAATCCGCGCATCCATCTGACCGATCCGGCGCTGATGAAGCTCTGGGAGCAGCTCCAGTCCGACGGGGCGGTTCTCGCCGTCGATCTCGACTTCGGCGCATCGCAGGTGGACGAGATGGCGTCTGTGGCGCGGGCGTTCCCGGAGCTTCGCATCGCCCTGGGGCACTTTGGGATGGCGAACCGTCCCGACTGGTTTCCGCAACTCCGTCTGGCTCAGATTCCCAACATCTGGATCGAGTCCGGGGGCATCTGCTGGCTCTACCGCGACGACGGCTCAGCGTTCGAGAACGCCCAAGAAGCCGTGCGGATCGCGTCGCTGGAGGTCGGGATCGACAAGCTCATGTGGGGCAGCGACCTGCCTCGGACGATGGTGGACTACACCTACCGGCAGCTTCTCGATTGGGCGCGGTACGGCTTGGACTTCCTCTCGGACGACGAGCGGAACCTCTTCCTGGGCGGCAACGCGGCGCATGTCTACGGGTTGGAACCCGCGCCGGAACGCGCGCCCCTGCCGTTGGTCACCGAGGGCTGA
- a CDS encoding type II toxin-antitoxin system VapC family toxin, translating to MTTRYLLDSDVVMWVLRRQGITLGQVDVLIAATARAHDLMLVTYNRSDFPMPDITLYAEMLAI from the coding sequence ATGACGACGCGTTATCTACTCGATTCGGATGTGGTGATGTGGGTTCTGCGCCGTCAAGGCATCACTTTGGGACAAGTGGACGTATTGATTGCGGCGACGGCGAGGGCTCACGATCTCATGTTGGTCACCTACAATCGCTCCGATTTCCCGATGCCGGATATCACGCTCTACGCCGAGATGCTCGCCATTTGA